From a region of the Odoribacter splanchnicus DSM 20712 genome:
- the panB gene encoding 3-methyl-2-oxobutanoate hydroxymethyltransferase, whose product MSTQSAVKVVTTHVLSEMKLKGEKISMLTSYDYSMARIVDQAGIDVILVGDSASNVMAGHETTLPITLDQMIYHAASVVRGVKRALVVVDMPFGSYQGNSKEALNSAIRIMKETAADAIKLEGGEEILESIQRILSAGIPVMGHLGLTPQSIHKFGTYAIRAKKEEEAEKLVHDAHLLEEAGCFAIVLEKIPAALAARVAQEVSIPIIGIGAGGGVDGQVLVIHDMLGINQEFSPRFLRRYHNLYAEISGAVGNYIADVKSGDFPNEREQY is encoded by the coding sequence ATGTCAACACAATCAGCAGTAAAAGTGGTAACCACCCATGTTTTATCGGAGATGAAACTCAAGGGTGAGAAAATCAGTATGCTTACTTCATATGACTATTCTATGGCCCGTATCGTCGATCAGGCAGGCATAGATGTTATCCTGGTCGGCGACTCGGCTTCCAATGTAATGGCAGGCCATGAGACAACCTTACCGATCACCCTCGACCAAATGATTTATCATGCCGCTTCGGTAGTCAGAGGAGTAAAACGGGCATTAGTTGTTGTAGACATGCCTTTCGGTAGTTATCAGGGAAATAGCAAAGAGGCCTTAAACTCAGCCATCCGTATCATGAAAGAAACGGCTGCCGACGCCATCAAACTCGAAGGAGGAGAAGAAATTCTCGAATCTATCCAACGTATCCTGTCGGCCGGAATTCCGGTTATGGGCCATCTTGGACTTACCCCCCAGAGCATCCATAAATTCGGGACCTATGCCATTCGCGCCAAAAAAGAAGAGGAAGCGGAAAAATTGGTTCACGATGCCCATCTCCTGGAAGAAGCAGGTTGTTTTGCCATCGTGCTGGAGAAAATTCCGGCAGCTTTGGCAGCCAGAGTCGCCCAAGAAGTCAGTATCCCCATCATCGGCATCGGTGCCGGTGGCGGTGTAGACGGACAAGTCCTGGTCATCCACGATATGCTCGGTATCAATCAGGAATTCTCTCCCCGCTTCTTACGGCGCTATCATAACCTATATGCAGAAATCAGCGGTGCTGTCGGCAATTATATCGCTGACGTAAAAAGCGGTGATTTCCCGAATGAGAGAGAACAATACTAA
- a CDS encoding phosphatidylserine decarboxylase family protein gives MTIHKAGYILLLKILIVLIILNLASFYFINNTSIVYTILGITVVMYLLVVNFFRFPNRVIIQDDNTILAPADGKIVVIEETEEPEYFKDRRLQVSIFMNIFNVHINWFPVNGVIKYFKYHKGNFAAAYLPKSSTDNERTTIVIECNNGKTVLMRQIAGAMAKRIVSYAPVGGQARQDQHAGFIKFGSRVDLFLPLGTQIEVKLGQKTTGSQTIIGTFK, from the coding sequence ATGACCATACATAAAGCTGGATATATCCTGTTATTGAAAATTTTAATCGTGCTGATTATCCTTAATCTGGCATCTTTTTATTTCATCAATAATACCTCTATTGTCTATACAATTCTGGGGATTACGGTGGTTATGTATCTTCTTGTCGTCAATTTTTTCCGTTTTCCGAACCGGGTGATCATACAAGACGATAACACGATCTTAGCCCCTGCCGATGGAAAAATCGTCGTGATTGAAGAAACCGAAGAACCGGAATATTTTAAAGACCGCCGTCTTCAAGTCTCTATTTTTATGAACATTTTCAATGTACATATCAACTGGTTTCCCGTAAACGGTGTGATCAAGTATTTCAAATACCACAAAGGCAATTTTGCAGCGGCTTATCTACCCAAATCCTCGACCGATAACGAACGGACTACCATCGTTATCGAATGTAATAACGGTAAGACCGTTCTGATGCGTCAAATTGCAGGGGCTATGGCTAAACGTATTGTCTCTTATGCTCCTGTCGGAGGACAGGCCCGTCAGGATCAGCACGCCGGTTTTATCAAATTCGGTTCGCGGGTAGATCTTTTTCTTCCTCTGGGTACCCAAATAGAAGTGAAATTGGGACAAAAAACGACCGGTTCTCAGACGATAATCGGAACCTTTAAATAA
- a CDS encoding phosphatidate cytidylyltransferase — MNNFGKRAISGFLFVVILTACIYIHPFCFFALFFIINIIGLLEFSHMAEVIHIRVNRTMCILSGSLLFISGFIHNYFGYKEGYLFFFSATFFMGIWELYRKSTHAFQNMAFGIYALFYFTLPFTLLIYLPYLCTGRWQPDIIFFPFLLVWFNDTFAYLFGSKFGKHKLFPRISPKKSWEGTIGGGLTTLVGGLLIAPHIEGLSYIDTTVISAIVIVFGSFGDLVESMFKRCIEIKDSGHIMPGHGGVLDRLDSILYALPVIFVYIAFKFGC, encoded by the coding sequence GTGAATAATTTCGGTAAACGGGCAATCAGCGGATTCCTATTTGTGGTGATACTAACAGCATGTATTTATATACATCCATTTTGTTTTTTTGCACTTTTTTTTATTATAAACATTATCGGATTACTTGAATTCAGCCATATGGCAGAGGTGATTCATATCCGGGTCAACCGTACCATGTGTATCCTCAGCGGGAGCCTGCTTTTCATTTCAGGGTTCATTCATAACTATTTCGGTTATAAAGAAGGTTATCTGTTTTTCTTCAGTGCCACATTCTTTATGGGGATTTGGGAATTGTACCGGAAGAGTACCCATGCTTTTCAGAATATGGCTTTCGGGATTTATGCTCTGTTTTATTTCACCCTGCCCTTTACTTTGCTGATTTACCTCCCCTACTTGTGTACGGGCAGGTGGCAACCGGATATTATCTTCTTTCCTTTCTTATTGGTATGGTTCAATGACACTTTTGCTTATTTATTCGGTTCGAAATTCGGAAAGCATAAATTATTTCCCCGTATTTCGCCTAAAAAATCCTGGGAAGGAACCATCGGAGGCGGACTCACGACACTGGTCGGCGGATTGCTTATCGCTCCCCATATCGAAGGTTTGTCTTATATCGATACCACCGTTATCTCGGCCATTGTCATTGTATTCGGTAGTTTCGGTGATCTCGTAGAATCGATGTTCAAAAGATGCATCGAGATCAAAGATTCGGGACATATCATGCCAGGTCACGGTGGGGTATTGGACCGATTGGATTCGATTTTGTATGCTTTGCCTGTAATCTTCGTATATATCGCCTTTAAATTCGGTTGCTGA
- a CDS encoding putative signal transducing protein, with protein MNDWVVIFETGQLYRAELVKSLLNDNNVEAVILNQKDSSFKIGAIEVMVKKEDKGKAAAIIKSVNCE; from the coding sequence ATGAACGATTGGGTAGTTATTTTCGAAACCGGCCAGCTCTACCGGGCAGAGCTGGTTAAAAGTTTGCTTAACGATAACAACGTAGAAGCAGTGATTCTGAATCAGAAAGACTCCTCTTTTAAAATAGGAGCGATCGAAGTCATGGTTAAGAAAGAAGATAAAGGGAAAGCAGCAGCAATCATAAAATCAGTCAATTGTGAATAA